A genomic window from Pecten maximus chromosome 4, xPecMax1.1, whole genome shotgun sequence includes:
- the LOC117325225 gene encoding vitellogenin-6-like isoform X2: MFRVLLLAVALGLSAGGQRRKSAYSPNKEYWYDYETQVVTGIPKGSKIYSGLKFKATAKLQFETAAKVLVKFDDVEMYKINDMIDGLDPTRQQIPEDLFQQLSGPETADMVEKLAMPLKFSYIRGHISDLQSNQNDPYWSMDIKRGFLSLLEVNLEERQTLNPPSPISYDNDNPMTPGLSEFYTVLEPSVAGECETFYRRMPLVTSNGGPYIRLNKIRNYNKCVNRPAFTNTMFNEYMCAECEKDRTEPLRSTSEVYYYLRGMDRNFIIESAIAESQHIYTQYSEEGGSVATFINQTLMLTKTNEISEHITPPQNPRSHPYSLRSQMVDMEDPREQKLPLPEEDSHTQDDTHRCMPTACAPGDNGCRLSVNQQRTEMKIQKMLTSLSAFTEFEVKEEATSLLADMLVEFRRADYSILMKFWTRYGNPSTTDPAMLRIRKILIDMLPTAGTPAATYVMTSAIEATQMTQDEAAMALNYLAVYAMPDICVAKWIQKIVELPWIEQHTPTKISAWLCMGAVVNKINTDHGKMIVKIQKEKELLQKVAQSEKARPIKRELEQKLAKQESKLGKKANIISRLKEEFLQMLQTLLRSNMEEDNIIALKTIGNAGFSEFFPDLKTVINDKSKPYILRSQAMFALRRMIQLEPEAVRNMLLPRFFDKTEPEPIRIVAFYMFFSAQPPKPMLEMAVQYLDRETNPNIGTFVYSLLEQYSNSSDPCLMSMVKNSTWAMRFAKKYDPKYHYSRYMHSSLYDDNMKIGIMMDLGFLSSSKEFIPASMAANFRINVLGRQVDIMEVGYNSEGLQKVLSKMMGPYSLLKKGRSPLDILEPRSQSRSSDDSSDSADDEQPNPIRDIHEKLNVSPRQSPETEGHIYFKLFGNEISYTPFDYKFIERLLRQGKIHLPVNEEDLRLGTNLKLYKSIVWSDVTHMFASEAGFPIRMNMHGSSFVKVEGTFSVTASPALFKKNRHDNKLRKFDASFNLHPSAVMDMEGTMMVDAFYFKSGASVRGVIQAESPLHFNYGYDAMKNKFYTNFDVSNLKEKFMKLEMKPYTFVRKEPFDIHQWPTLPDTKDIDVAENAILETVSEEYGSHEFGLKFATNGQKVKRNFLPTIPYCPFSGKQMLYFTVQPGLSPPTKYQLEFMVLKNQVTDRSSSDQSREQDQQSNGYLSYLNVFNVFGSNDRPEYPREESTPNIHLQHVIEKLRGKVPILQDGEKYAYSVRLTGIGSSPMRYYNLETLFQKSLDGYERRVGFLFKRAPFPQWETEPFQWDMDIKMTLPRVHIEPSKLTDPSYLEELHKQIQLYVKQDGKPQMAYRIEDMLPAYQDRIATKMQSWAQSKTLIDDLIQDIVKKTEDSADPVLKKLIELVEEQTQLQHVINKLKNEMYDKKYRKKNEEKYMSLIHRSKTVADLLNEELDQVQGDNDDLRKPVLVKYSVYKQQHILRNMLKMYTVLKDMLPVPIQADTKDKLKVAEIQLHQMIQKENRVLLPELQDSPMLDIKQNELKEEQERVLLNLLSPSSNPRLDEVAMSDVPEVIKKASIVERKVKDAIAGEMDIPKPITYKILEATILQKQVVESMQIKMELVKEQVMDKRVPAMQTDEKEKFISWREAMKTQVSSLSKILANLISKEEESSILLQVIPSSEHPKLQKLLKVKLLQPLISDKLEKIKGKQIRVEKRHEDKLQLLQECLEITMEIKTKLQDIVGVPQSLSPQLLHIAAKVMQTQIKLLEQLKEKAHLLSVYKLEMASDLHRPLKALKDNLDDAYLAQVKYLKKALSLVDKNILSDTDQDSALPSPRISRVMKSKTLSRHMEYPQRLYLEMNAHAGPDNARTKVITIEMIGKKSLAQIFWEKDQFLPLVRDELVKQYLRVKESGEEHITKSYRKLEEELNTFRHFHFSIDYNEEEFPEYLQLYSWRYREFLKYKMFNHMRQYFPEKTYKPNYMELVMDIERNNYQVNMDMMTPYEVDRFQGMLMPFSWKSLLSSFQPKPFRNSILPSPLKIKNKLSGVCEMRKNMLTTLDAKEVRIPDSKGCDFVLAMDCSSSTQFAIKARKLNSDPIKKAVTVMIENKKIEVIPRNNKLVIKVDGVKQMVSEDAPFAIKKDNTEGRYQPTLIEISKKGPRVHVHVPIQGTEVVTDGEWISIQVSPFYYSKVCGLCGDYDGNPYTDNKDPQRRTHEDTACLLANYVLSNGQCEAADVKRQCNQAIPSPKPATCHLEKRTEVRTMLDNICFSTRPVNRCVSGCRPQQQKSIRMQMICKDRQDPQAEELRQASHQRVLRELRDQTPTDTLRVRQDESCL, from the exons CCAAGTGTTGCTGGTGAATGTGAAACTTTCTACAGGCGAATGCCTTTGGTGACGTCGAATGGAGGCCCTTACATACGTCTCAATAAAATAAGGAACTACAACAAGTGTGTAAATCGTCCTGCGTTCACCAACACCATGTTCAACGAATACATGTGTGCAGAATGTGAGAAAGATAGG ACGGAACCATTAAGATCTACATCAGAGGTATACTACTATCTCAGAGGTATGGATAGGAACTTCATCATCGAAAGTGCTATTGCAGAGAGCCAACATATCTACACGCAATATTCAGAAGAGGGCGGCAGTGTCGCCACTTTCATTAA TCAAACATTGATGCTAACCAAGACAAATGAGATCTCGGAACACATTACGCCACCTCAGAACCCCAGGAGCCACCCATACAGTCTGCGGTCTCAGATGGTTGACATGGAGGATCCACGTGAACAGAAATTGCCTCTACCTGAAGAAGATTCTCATACCCAGGATGACACTCATAGGTGCATGCCTACGGCGTGCGCACCAGGAGACAACGGATGTAGATTGTCTGTTAACCAGCAACGAACAGAAATGAAG ATTCAAAAAATGCTTACTTCGCTCTCAGCATTCACTGAGTTCGAGGTCAAAGAAGAAGCTACTTCACTACTTGCGGATATGCTGGTAGAATTCCGCCGTGCTGACTACAGTATTCTTATGAAGTTTTGGACACGTTATGGAAATCCATCAACCACTGATCCGGCAATGCTTCGCATCAG AAAAATTCTTATTGATATGCTGCCGACAGCCGGAACTCCAGCTGCCACATACGTTATGACATCTGCGATAGAAGCTACACAAATGACACAAGACGAAGCAGCTATGGCTCTTAACTATCTAGCCGTGTATGCAATGCCAGATATTTGTGTCGCTAAGTGGATTCAG AAAATTGTGGAATTGCCCTGGATTGAGCAACACACACCGACAAAGATATCAGCATGGCTGTGTATGGGTGCTGTCGTCAACAAAATCAATACCGACCATGGAAAAATGATAGTTAAGATCCAGAAGGAAAAAGAATTGCTGCAGAAAGTAGCACAGTCTGAAAAGGCACGACCAATCAAGAGAGAGCTGGAGCAGAAACTTGCCAAGCAGGAGTCAAAGTTGGGAAAGAAAGCAAATATAATCAGTCGTTTGAAAGAGGAGTTCTTACAG ATGCTGCAAACACTTCTTCGATCAAATATGGAAGAGGACAATATCATAGCTCTGAAAACGATAGGAAATGCCGGTTTTAGTGAATTTTTTCCTGACCTGAAAACCGTCATCAATGACAAATCTAAGCCCTATATTCTTCGATCACAAGCTATGTTTGCGTTAAGGAGAATGATTCAGCTCGAACCAGAAGCT GTAAGAAATATGCTGCTTCCACGATTCTTTGACAAAACTGAACCAGAACCTATCAGAATAGTGGCGTTTTACATGTTTTTCTCTGCTCAACCACCAAAACCGATGCTGGAAATGGCTGTTCAATATCTTGACCGTGAAACTAATCCAAATATCGGAACATTTGTATACAGTCTACTGGAACAGTACTCCAACAGTTCCGACCCCTGCCTGATGTCAAT GGTGAAGAATTCAACATGGGCCATGCGATTTGCGAAGAAATATGACCCTAAATACCATTATTCCAGATATATGCACTCTTCTCTGTACGATG ATAACATGAAAATTGGCATTATGATGGACCTCGGTTTTCTTTCATCATCGAAGGAATTCATACCGGCGTCTATGGCTGCTAATTTCCGTATCAACGTTCTTGGACGCCAAGTTGACATCATGGAG GTTGGATACAACTCTGAAGGACTGCAGAAAGTATTGAGTAAAATGATGGGGCCGTACAGCTTATTGAAGAAAGGCCGATCTCCATTAGACATATTGGAACCCCGATCACAATCAAGATCCAGTGATGACTCGTCTGATTCTGCTGACGACGAACAACCGAACCCAATACGTGACATCCATGAAAAG ttgaATGTGTCTCCCCGCCAGTCACCTGAAACAGAAGGACACATCTACTTCAAACTTTTCGGAAATGAAATAAGTTACACCCCATTCGATTACAAGTTTATCGAAAGGTTGCTTAGACAAG GAAAAATCCATCTGCCAGTTAATGAAGAGGACCTTAGACTTGGAACCAATCTTAAACTCTACAAGTCTATTGTTTGGTCCGATGTAACGCATATGTTTGCATCAGAGGCGGGTTTCCCTATAAGGATGAACATGCATGGCTCTTCCTTCGTGAAAGTTGAAGGAACGTTTTCGGTTACGGCGAGCCCTGCTTTATTCAAGAAGAACAGACATGACAATAAGCTGAGAAAGTTTGATGCATCTTTCAACCTTCATCCCAG TGCTGTCATGGATATGGAAGGAACGATGATGGTCGATGCATTTTACTTCAAGAGTGGAGCGTCTGTACGAGGTGTAATACAAGCAGAATCACCACTACACTTTAACTACGGATATGATGCTATGAAAAACAAGTTTTACACAAACTTCGACGTTTCAAACTTA AAAGAAAAGTTTATGAAGTTAGAAATGAAGCCGTATACCTTTGTACGAAAGGAACCGTTTGACATACACCAATGGCCAACTCTTCCTGACACAAAAGATATTGACGTTGCAGAGAATGCCATTCTGGAAACG GTATCGGAAGAATACGGTAGCCATGAGTTTGGACTGAAGTTTGCCACAAATGGACAAAAAGTCAAACGGAATTTCCTTCCTACCATTCCATACTGCCCATTTTCTGGAAAACAAATGCTATACTTTACAGTCCAACCAGGATTAAGCCCACCGACAAAATACCAACTGGAGTTCATGGTTCTTAAAAACCAGGTTACAGATAGGTCATCGTCCGATCAGTCTAGAGAACAAGATCAGCAAAGCAATGGTTATTTGAGTTATCTAAACGTATTCAACGTGTTTGGTTCCAATGACAGACCTGAATACCCAAGAGAAGAGagtacacctaacatacattTGCAACACGTAATAGAGAAACTGAGAGGAAAAGTGCCAATACTGCAGGACGGAGAGAAGTATGCATATTCTGTTAGGTTGACTGGAATAGGAAGTAGTCCGATGCGATATTATAATCTCGAAACTCTATTCCAGAAGAGTCTGGATGGGTATGAAAGACGAGTAGGCTTTTTATTCAAAAGAGCACCATTCCCACAATGGGAAACTGAACCTTTCCAATGGGATATGGACATAAAGATGACTTTGCCAAGAGTCCATATAGAACCATCAAAATTGACTGACCCATCATATTTGGAAGAGCTTCATAAGCAGATACAATTGTATGTTAAGCAGGATGGCAAGCCACAAATGGCATATAGAATTGAGGACATGCTGCCTGCATATCAAGACAGGATCGCTACTAAAATGCAAAGCTGGGCCCAATCAAAGACGTTAATCGATGATTTGATACAGGACATCGTTAAAAAGACAGAAGATTCAGCTGATCCGGTCTTGAAGAAGCTGATAGAATTAGTTGAAGAACAAACACAACTACAGCATGTGATTAACAagttgaaaaatgaaatgtatgatAAGAAGTATCGCAAGAAGAATGAAGAGAAATATATGTCATTAATTCATAGATCCAAGACTGTTGCCGATCTATTGAATGAAGAATTAGACCAGGTGCAAGGAGATAACGATGATTTAAGAAAACCTGTACTGGTTAAATATTCGGTttataaacaacaacacatatTAAGAAATATGTTGAAAATGTACACAGTTTTAAAAGACATGCTGCCAGTTCCAATTCAAGCTGATACGAAAGATAAACTGAAAGTCGCTGAAATTCAATTGCATCAAATGATCCAAAAAGAGAACCGAGTATTACTACCCGAGTTACAGGACTCGCCCATGCTcgacattaaacaaaatgaattgaAAGAGGAACAAGAACGTGTCTTGCTTAACTTACTTTCCCCAAGCTCCAATCCAAGACTTGACGAAGTGGCAATGTCAGATGTTCCAGAGGTAATAAAGAAAGCAAGCATCGTAGAAAGGAAAGTAAAGGACGCCATCGCTGGAGAAATGGATATACCGAAACCAATAACATATAAGATTCTTGAAGCTACTATTCTTCAAAAACAGGTTGTAGAAAGCATGCAAATAAAGATGGAACTTGTTAAAGAGCAAGTGATGGACAAACGTGTCCCAGCAATGCAGACTGATGAAAAAGAGAAATTCATTTCATGGAGAGAAGCAATGAAAACACAAGTCTCTAGTTTGTCAAAGATCTTAGCCAATCTGATTTCAAAGGAAGAAGAGAGTAGTATACTTTTGCAAGTTATTCCCAGTAGTGAACATCCGAAACTCCAGAAACTACTTAAGGTGAAACTCCTCCAACCACTGATCTCTGATAAGCTTGAAAAGATCAAGGGTAAACAAATTCGTGTAGAGAAACGACACGAAGATAAACTACAACTCCTTCAAGAATGCTTGGAAATCACGATGGAAATAAAAACGAAATTACAAGATATCGTGGGTGTGCCACAGAGCTTATCACCTCAGTTATTACACATCGCTGCAAAGGTAATGCAAACACAGATTAAATTGCttgaacaattgaaagaaaaagCTCACCTGTTATCGGTTTATAAATTGGAAATGGCAAGTGACTTGCATCGACCACTGAAGGCTCTTAAAGATAACTTAGACGATGCTTATCTGGCACAAGTGAAGTATTTGAAAAAGGCATTGTCTCTTGttgacaaaaacattttgtcGGACACTGATCAGGACTCCGCGCTGCCGAGTCCTAGAATCTCTAGAGTGATGAAAAGCAAGACACTTTCAAGACATATGGAATACCCACAAAGGCTTTATTTGGAGATGAATGCACATGCAGGACCGGATAATGCACGCACGAAAGTAATAACGATCGAG ATGATTGGAAAGAAATCACTCGCGCAGATATTCTGGGAAAAAGATCAGTTCTTACCTCTAGTAAGAGACGAACTTGTAAAGCAGTATCTCAGAGTCAAGGAAAGTGGAGAAGAACACATCACAAAGTCGTACAGAAAATTGGAAGAAGAACTTAACACATTCCGCCACTTCCACTTTAGCATTGACTACAACGAG GAGGAATTCCCGGAGTACCTCCAACTTTACTCTTGGCGTTACAGAGAATTCTTGAAGTACAAAATGTTCAATCACATGAGACAATATTTCCCGGAAAAGACATACAAACCTAATTATATGGAGCTCGTTATGGATATCGAAAGGAATAACTACCAG GTGAATATGGATATGATGACTCCGTATGAAGTAGACAGATTCCAGGGAATGCTGATGCCTTTTTCATGGAAATCATTACTATCATCTTTTCAACCAAAACCATTTCGAAATAGCATTCTTCCTTCTCCATTGAAGATCAAGAATAAGCTATCAG GTGTCTGTGAGATGAGAAAGAATATGTTGACAACTTTGGATGCTAAGGAAGTTAGGATTCCCGATTCTAAAGGATGCGACTTCGTTTTGGCTATGGATTGTTCATCCTCAACTCAGTTTGCTATCAAAGCAAGAAAGCTAAATTCCGACCCCATTAAAAAG GCTGTTACTGTGATGATCGAAAATAAGAAAATCGAAGTGATCCCAAGAAACAACAAATTAGTTATTAAAGTCGATGGTGTCAAGCAAATGGTTTCAGAGGATGCCCCGTTTGCGATTAAAAAAGATAATACAGAAGGGAG GTACCAGCCGACTCTAATCGAAATATCAAAGAAAGGGCCCcgcgtacatgtacatgtacctattcAGGGTACGGAAGTTGTCACTGATGGCGAGTGGATATCAATACAA GTGTCGCCATTTTACTACTCTAAGGTATGTGGACTTTGTGGAGACTACGATGGTAACCCATACACTGATAATAAGGACCCCCAGAGACGGACACACGAGGACACTGCTTGTCTTTTAGCCAATTACGTTCTGTCCAATGGCCAGTGTGAAGCTGCGGACGTCAAACGCCAATGTAACCAGGCTATTCCTAGCCCGAAACCAG CCACATGTCATTTGGAAAAGAGAACAGAAGTGAGAACTATGTTGGACAACATATGCTTCTCGACACGTCCTGTTAACAGATGTGTTTCGGGATGTCGACCTCAACAACAAAAGTCGATACGTATGCAAATGATCTGCAAGGACAGGCAGGATCCACAGGCGGAGGAGCTCAGACAAGCGAGTCACCAACGAGTGCTAAGAGAACTACGAGACCAGACGCCTACCGACACTTTGCGAGTTCGCCAGGATGAGAGTTGCTTGTAA